One Papio anubis isolate 15944 chromosome 18, Panubis1.0, whole genome shotgun sequence genomic window, CGCAACCTTTACCACTGCAGTCCTTCCAGAACCCCTGGTGTGTTTCCAGGCAGGTTGGGATAAGTCCGACGGAGGTGTTTGCAAGGCCTGGTGACAATGCCAGCCACAGGCAGGACTGTGTTAATTTTGGGGTGCAGGAGGAGAAACAGGACGCCAAGAGCTcagaaaagcagccacagacGAGGTTCTGGCTGCATGAGGCAGGGATGGGTGAAGGGCAGCTCCAAGGCTGGCCTGAACCTACAGACCAGGTGCCTCCTCTTCCTGCCTTTCCAGTGACATCCAAATCCCTGGGCTAGAGCTGCTCCCCTTCCCTCAAGGTCTGGCTGGCAGTGCCGCTTGCCAGGCTGAGGCTCGAAGGCAGCTTTCCGCCCATTCCAACAccatcacctggagagctttcaAACCTCCTCAGCCCAGGCCACACCCCAGGGTGACTGAATCAGCTGTTGTGAGGCCCGCTCTGATTTCAGCATATTTAAAGCTTCCCAGGCACAATGTTGACACCTGTGTGCTAAGACCTTGCTATTCACAGGAGCTCTTCGGGGGTCCCACCTACTCTGCACTGTAGTGGAGTCAGACCTTTCACCGTAACCAGATCCTAAGGGGACTGATTCACTAGcactttttatttgttatttttggagatggggtctcgctctgctgcccaggctggagtgcagtgatgcgatcttggctcactgcaacctctgcctcccaggttcaagcaattctcctgtctcagcctctcgagtagctggtactacaggcacctgccacaatgcctggctaatttttgtattttttagtggagacggggtttcactttgttggtcaggctgtctcgaacccctgacctcaggtgactcacccgcctcggcctcccaaagtgctgggattacaggcacgagccacggtgcctggcccacCAGCACTTTAAAGCCTGAGAAGGATCCCAGGGTCTGGGGTGGCCCCCACCCCAATCTCACTGGCTTGGTGTAGCAAGGAGGGTGCGGAGACCCACGGAGGGGCAGCAACATGTGCACATTTCCCGACACCAGGGAGGGCTGCTGGGGCCAGGTCAGCCATGGAGGAGGAGGTAATACTCACTCTGACCCTTCCACCCTCTGTCCTCGCCTTAGGGTAAAGGACAGAtgccctccacccccatcccTCCAAGCAACGAGACAGGGGCACCCTCGGTCATTTCCAGGCACCTGGGCGGTGAGACTGAAGCACGGAAGGGCCTCTCAAACATCACCCCTCCTCCCGGCTGAACCTCAGACCCCCAGGCCCTCCTCAaagatccagcctgggcacccTGCAGCCCTGTTCCTGACTGGGCAAGGTTCCTCAAAGCTGGGGCCCTATCTGGGTGTCCCAGATCCCCCTGAGGCCAGGCACCAGGCAGGTGCCGCCTCTGGGCAGGAATGCTGAACACATGAGTGACATGGCAGGGCTGACACCTGGTAATGTCAGCCAGCTCCAGGAGTCCGCAGGAGCACCCCTCGCCCCGCCCCCGCTCATCACTCCATTTGGCTGGTGAGGAGATGGAGGCTCAGAGCCCCCACCCTTACTGGGCAGGGCTTCCGTGCAGGGCAGCCTGGGCCTGCAGGGCTCTGCCTAGGACTTTCAGTGGGAGCTCTGTGGGGGTCCTGAGacggggtggggtgtgtgtgtgtggctgcaCAGGTGTTTCTCTGGttgtgtgcgagtgtgtgtgtgtgtgtgtgcctgtgagtgtGGCACTCTAGAGCTTCCCCTGCTGTGTCCAGCACCCCCCCGCCCCGAGTCCAGACCCTGCCAAGGGTTCCAGGagcaggaaagaggagagaggaagggaaggagcccCCGGCACTCACAGGGATCTGCTGTACACGCGtgtacacacattcacacacacccaCCACTCTCCCAGAAATCCACCACACAGGCAGAGGCAGCCCCCAGCGCCACCCCAGAAGGACCCTCGCTGAAACACGCAGTCCACACCCCCAGAAgccccctccacctcctcctaGTGCTCTCTGCCGGGAGAAGTCCTCCTCCTCCAAGCCGCTCCCTCCCGGGTGGGGTGGgcgggagggtgaggtgggcttCCTAGAGGTGGGTGGTTTGCGTCCCAGGGGAGTTAGGAGGGGTGGTGAGGGGTGAGTCTGGCCCATGAAGAGGACCCAGCTCTCGCTAGGGTAGAGGGGTGTGGGGAAGGGAACAGAAGACAGGAGAGGGCTTGGAATGGAAGGGGGCGGGGTGGGGAAGACCAGAGAGGTACTGGCTCAGGGCTGATGGGCGATGGCTCTGGCTCTAAAGGAGCCGAGAAGACAGAAGGTGGGGAGGGAGCTTCACTTTTAAAGTGGCAGTAGCTGGGGCAAAGGGTCTTTGGGCGTGAGATGAGCAGGGGCTCAGGGTCTAGAGCGAAGAGAGGTGGGCTAGAGGTAGGGGTTGTTAGGGGCCTCTGAAAAGTATCGCTCCGGACAGGAGCCgggatggagaggaggagggggctggaggcagcgagggaggaggagggggctggaggCGGCGAGGGACTCCGGTCCCGCGGGGTAAAGGGTGGGGGGTTGGCTTGGACAAAACTAGGGGGACAGTGGCCGGGTCCGGGGGCTCACGGGTCCTCACTGTGGGCAGGCAGGGACTCGGAGAAGTGCGGGTGGAGGGGCGGAGGGGGTCTCCCGGCCCAGGGAGACAACTGGGTTGGAGACCGGCCTGGACGTGGCGGGGCTGGGGGCTCCCGCTCTGGCACGCAAAGGGGCTGGGGGTCTCCTGCCCGGGTAGGGGGGGCCTCGCGAGTCGCGGCGTCGGGGTCCGCCCGAGGGGCGGAGGGGGCTCCGGGTCCCGGCCGGCGCGTACTCACGTCCAGGATGACGGCGGTGCCCCCGCGCGGCGAGGCTGGGCCGGGGTCCGCGGGGACGGCGGGGGCCAGCGGCTCCCGGGGCTCGCCCATCCTGGCGCCCACCCAGCGCAGCAGCCCGCCCAGCGCCCGGCCCTGCTGCGGTGGCTCCCGGAGCAGCCTGTGCGCGCCGGCCCTGAACAGGCGCGCCGCCCGCTCGCACATCGCGccgcgcccgccgccgccgccggaaGCCCGCCGACCCCGCCGGCCGCGGCCCGCCCCGCGACCCCCTCCCGCGCCGGCCGCGCTGCCCGCCCTCTCTCCCGCTTCCCCGCGGCCACCGCGGGACAGCCCGGCAACGCCGGGGCGAACAACCAGATGAATTACGTGCCGCTCCCCGCCGCCCCACCCCCGGCGGCGCCGAGACCAGGCGCCCGCCGGGGCTAAGGGGCGCGGGCGCAGCCACAGATGGGGCTACCCAGAGGCGCGGGTTAGGTGGGGCCTGGGGGCGGGGCGGCGCCCCTGGGGATCACTCTACAGAAGTCTCTTTTGTCCCCGCTTCTAAAGTCCCCCCTCCCACTCGCGGCCTCCAGGGCAGGCTTGCAGATGTCCAGCCAGGCACCCTCCGGCGCTCCATGTTTTCCACCCTGTTTATTTTCCACCCTCCACTGTTTGttcccttcctttccattcttccttccattccaccaTTTATCTTtccctccatccacccatccatctatccacccacccacccgtCCGTCCATCCGCCCGCCTACCTGTCCATcaatccatctatccatccatccaccaccggcccatccattcatccatccatccaccaccatccctccatccatccatccatccatccaccaccacccatccatccatccgccaGCCTACCTGTCCATcaatccatctatccatccatccaccaaccCACCggcccatccattcatccatccatccacccaccaccatccctccatccatccatccatccatccatccatccatccatccatccatccatccatccatccgtccatccatctgCCCGCCTGCCCATCTGTCTGTCcatacacccacccacccaccctcccatccattcatccatccatcctcccaccatcctcccatccatccatccgtccatcttccctcccatccatccacccacccaccctccctCCCGTCCACCTACCCATCATCCtcccatccatccaaccatcctcccatctatccatccatccacccattcatttaaaagatgaattaaGGAGAACCCACTAGGTGCCAGGCAGGTGCCCAAGTGCTGAGTTCCAGCAATGGGCAAAACAGATGGTGTACTTGGCCTCCTGGAGCTCCTGGAGCTTACATCCGAGTGGGCAGAGCCAAACAGTGAAATGAttccacaaataaatgaacaattaaaaCTGAACtgctggcagggtgtggtggctcatgcctgtaataccagcactttggagagccaaagagggcggatcacttgaggtcaggagttcaagaccagcctggccaacatggtgaaacccctgtctattaaaaataaaacaactagctgggtgaggtgacaggcacctgtaatcccagctacttgggaggctgaggcaggagaatcgtttgaactcagaagcagaggttgtagtgaaccaagcaccacgcactccagcctggacaacaaaatgagactctgtctcaaaaaaatagaaaaataaaaactgaactgCTATGAAAAGGTAGCACCTTGGACCATGAGAGGAGTCTTTGCTGCGATGGCAGTGGAGGGATTTGTGTCAGAAGAGGCTTCCTAGAGGAAGTGATTCTTACGCTGAGAGACCCCAAGGAAGAGGAATTAAAGAAGAAACTGTCCTGGGCTGGGGACCctctgtgcaaaggccctgcggCAGGCAGGGACCTGGCCAGCAGGAGGGACTGAAAGGAAGCCACGTGGCAGAACAGAGAGGAGAGGGGACAGactgtgggggtggggtgcagaACTGCAGTGCCCTCCGGGACACCACTCCCTGCACACACCCGCCACTGCCacccccaggctgtagtacagctGCCCGCTCAACTGCCCCCACACTTGGGGCACCATCCTTTGTACCCCAAGGCCCCAGTCATGGACCTCATCCAGGACCACATGCCCCAGGACTCCTCCCCCAATcgccttccctcccttcccctgagCCCAGTGCAGGGTCCCAGGAACACAGCTCCCTCCCTGAGCACAGAGTCCTCAGACGCATGAGTGCAGGTGGGCACTGGCTTTATTTGGGACCTGCTTCTGGAAGGCGCAGGCCTACAGGTCTCCTGCTGGGTGCTCAGCTGGTCCTGGTGATCCCAGCTCACACCAGCAGCTTTACCCCCAAATCCTAGGTCTAGGCTGACCCTGGCCTGCGGCCACTGTTACCACCTCAGACACTGGGATCCCTACTCCTCTTGACCCCAAAGGTCAGCTATGTGGGCTGACACCCCTCCCTGGGGCATCTTTGGACGGACCCTACATCCAGCAGAGATGTGGTCATCTTTGTCCTCTCAGGGCCTGGGCGCCAGCAGGTCTGGCCGGGTGTTAGGGTGGCTTCCTGGTCTCCTTCCTTAGCAGGGAGCTGGCGACAGCCAGGGCTCCCCCCTGCACAAACCTCACGAAGTTGTCCCCGGCCAGCGGCCCCATGGCGTACAGGCCCTCCTGGCGGGTGCTCTGGTAGGTGAAGGGGTCCACGTCAATGGGGTTCCTCTTGGTGCTCAGTGGCTGGTCAGGGTCCACTGCAAAGTCAGCCCCTGccccaggcaggaaggagaggtCGGGGTGGGAGCCGATGAGGACCAGCACCAGGGAGACCTCAAAGACCTTCTCGACACCCTTGAGGTCCTGGAACACGGCCTGGCAGTCTTCCTTGAAGCACAGCAGCCGGTGCCCGGGGAGGCTGCGGTAACCCTCGTAGGGGCTGGGTGACAGGATGGACTGCTCCCGCATCATCTGATGCACCTTGTGGTACTCAGGGTACAGCATCTTGGGCAGCTGGTTGAACACCAGGCCGGGGTCGTCCACCGCCCGGCGGAAGGCATGGATCACCGGGATGTTGTAGTGGCGGGCGTAGAGGACTGCATCAGCCGCTGACAGCCCCGCGCCAATGATGAGGACAGGGTCCGAGGCCGGGGTCAGCGCACCCACCCTTGTGGCCGCCTCCAGAGCGGACAGCTCATGGTGGATGAAGGGCAGGGCCTCCCCGGGGATGCCCAGCCGGGCTGGGCTGTCGAACGTGCCTGTGGCGAGGACCACGTTGCGGGC contains:
- the OSGIN1 gene encoding oxidative stress-induced growth inhibitor 1 isoform X1; amino-acid sequence: MSSSGKDHLGASSSEPLPVIIVGNGPSGICLSYLLSGYTPYVKPDAVHPHPLLQRKLTEAPGVSILDQDLDYLSEGLEGRSQSPVALLFDALLRPDTDFGGHMKSVLTWKHQEEHAIPHVVLGRNLPGGAWHSIEGSMVTLSQGQWMGLPDLEVKDWMQKKRRGLRNSRATAGDIAHYYRDYVVKKGLGHNFVSGAVVTAVEWGTPNPNSCGAQDSSPLFQVSGFLSRDQGRQPFSLWARNVVLATGTFDSPARLGIPGEALPFIHHELSALEAATRVGALTPASDPVLIIGAGLSAADAVLYARHYNIPVIHAFRRAVDDPGLVFNQLPKMLYPEYHKVHQMMREQSILSPSPYEGYRSLPGHRLLCFKEDCQAVFQDLKGVEKVFEVSLVLVLIGSHPDLSFLPGAGADFAVDPDQPLSTKRNPIDVDPFTYQSTRQEGLYAMGPLAGDNFVRFVQGGALAVASSLLRKETRKPP